The following proteins are co-located in the Fluviicola sp. genome:
- a CDS encoding HAEPLYID family protein, giving the protein MRIFFVSFFAVASLFHCFYSTAQPRDTTLPAKVKHIEPLYVDLIRDLGARKGEREWNIGFGSAHLNDHVELTTLVEYEFAPVNRLGFEVEIPFTFSMGSRDQKEPLPGNRLDGLKLATQYTFLVSPRFNTSAAVGYLNEFELTSFNRYGKEQIVRANLMHPFLVLAKSWKNNIHTMLITGPEWEKEMHSGNTGFYVHINGSVHYAIPATKSVVGLEVNTLAARDFTSVVLRPQMRVTVSKTSKVGLVAGIPTDTRYDSYSFFVRWIYEPQRKKFK; this is encoded by the coding sequence ATGAGAATATTTTTCGTTTCGTTTTTCGCAGTTGCAAGTCTGTTCCATTGCTTTTATTCAACCGCTCAACCCCGTGATACAACGCTTCCGGCAAAGGTCAAACACATTGAACCATTGTATGTGGATTTGATCCGTGACCTGGGCGCACGAAAAGGAGAACGTGAATGGAACATCGGGTTTGGAAGTGCTCATTTGAATGATCATGTGGAATTGACGACTTTGGTGGAATACGAATTTGCTCCTGTCAACCGGTTGGGGTTCGAAGTGGAAATCCCTTTCACTTTTTCCATGGGTTCACGCGATCAAAAAGAGCCGCTTCCCGGAAATCGCCTGGACGGACTGAAACTCGCCACGCAGTATACCTTCCTGGTTTCTCCGCGATTCAATACTTCGGCAGCTGTCGGCTACCTGAATGAGTTCGAACTGACTTCTTTCAATAGGTACGGAAAGGAGCAAATCGTGCGGGCCAATCTCATGCATCCGTTCCTGGTACTGGCAAAAAGCTGGAAGAATAACATCCACACGATGCTTATAACCGGCCCGGAGTGGGAAAAGGAAATGCACTCAGGAAATACCGGGTTTTATGTACACATTAACGGAAGTGTGCATTATGCGATACCGGCTACCAAAAGCGTTGTGGGACTGGAAGTGAATACACTGGCAGCAAGGGATTTTACATCGGTGGTTTTGCGTCCGCAAATGCGGGTAACGGTTTCAAAAACTTCGAAAGTGGGATTGGTGGCAGGAATCCCGACAGATACGCGGTACGATTCGTACAGTTTTTTTGTGCGGTGGATTTATGAGCCGCAGAGGAAAAAGTTCAAATAG
- a CDS encoding nitronate monooxygenase, translating into MKNKITELFQIKYPLIQAGMIWCSGWELASAVSNAGGLGIIGSGSMYPEILDEHIRKCKEATQKPFAVNLPMLYPNIEEHIQTIIKHQVPIVFTSAGNPKTYTARLKEAGITVVHVVSSAKFALKAQEAGVDAIVAEGFEAGGHNGRDETTTMCLIPMVKAVVSIPLIAAGGIGTGRGMLAAMTLGADGVQIGSRFIASPESSAHQNFKEEVLKAKEGDTMLTLKELTPVRLMKNSFFDKVEAAYESCASHEELNELLGRGRAKRGMFEGDLIEGELEVGQISGLITELKPAGEIVSEIINEFKVALNERSDAKYAFE; encoded by the coding sequence ATGAAAAATAAAATCACTGAACTTTTTCAGATAAAATATCCGTTGATCCAGGCCGGGATGATTTGGTGTTCGGGGTGGGAATTGGCAAGTGCCGTTTCCAATGCCGGCGGGCTCGGAATCATCGGTTCAGGTTCCATGTACCCTGAAATTTTGGACGAACACATCCGCAAGTGCAAGGAAGCAACCCAAAAACCTTTTGCAGTCAACCTTCCGATGCTTTATCCGAATATCGAGGAGCACATTCAAACGATCATCAAACACCAGGTTCCCATCGTTTTTACTTCGGCGGGTAACCCCAAAACATACACTGCACGCCTGAAAGAAGCCGGAATTACAGTTGTTCACGTGGTTTCTTCGGCAAAATTTGCTTTAAAAGCACAGGAAGCCGGTGTAGATGCCATTGTTGCGGAAGGATTTGAAGCCGGCGGACATAACGGGCGCGATGAAACAACTACCATGTGCCTGATCCCGATGGTGAAAGCGGTGGTTTCCATTCCATTGATCGCAGCGGGAGGAATTGGTACCGGAAGAGGAATGCTGGCGGCTATGACTTTAGGCGCAGACGGAGTTCAGATAGGATCGCGGTTCATTGCTTCTCCGGAATCTTCGGCACACCAGAACTTCAAGGAAGAGGTGTTGAAAGCGAAAGAAGGAGACACCATGCTGACGTTGAAAGAACTGACACCGGTACGACTGATGAAGAATTCATTCTTCGACAAAGTGGAGGCAGCCTATGAAAGTTGCGCTTCCCATGAAGAATTGAACGAATTGCTCGGAAGAGGAAGGGCAAAACGCGGAATGTTTGAAGGGGATTTGATCGAAGGGGAATTGGAAGTCGGACAGATTTCGGGCCTCATCACCGAACTAAAACCGGCCGGAGAAATTGTCAGCGAAATAATAAACGAATTTAAGGTCGCTTTGAACGAACGAAGCGATGCCAAATATGCATTTGAATGA
- a CDS encoding pitrilysin family protein, with the protein MIAFNRFKLANGLTVLHHFDSTTPMAVVNTLYDVGARDESEEKTGFAHLFEHLMFGGSVNIADFDAPLQRAGGESNAFTSNDITNYYDVLPVQNIETALWLESDRMLSLAFTPKSLEVQRNVVIEEFKQRYLNQPYGDVWLELRPLAYKKHPYKWATIGKNIQHIEEATMDDVKAFFKAHYHPANAILCIAGNISLEETKRLVEKWYGDIPASLKPQRMLPKEPAQEEYRELTIERKVPNDAFYYSFKMPERKSFEYYVADIISDALGREKSSRLYSKLKKELKLVTSINAYITGSLDEGLLIIDGKLSNGVTFEELDQALWPLLEDIKKELMSEAETSKLLNKIRTVKEFQEQGLLNRAMNLCLYELLGDANGVNEENNLYQSITAEQIKTVANRLFTKENTSLLRVKSIKE; encoded by the coding sequence ATGATCGCATTTAACCGATTTAAACTAGCAAACGGGCTAACAGTCCTGCACCATTTTGATTCCACGACTCCGATGGCAGTGGTCAACACGCTTTACGACGTCGGAGCAAGAGACGAGTCGGAAGAAAAAACGGGCTTCGCACATTTGTTCGAGCATCTGATGTTCGGCGGGTCTGTAAATATTGCTGATTTCGATGCGCCTTTGCAGCGTGCCGGGGGAGAAAGCAACGCCTTTACTTCCAACGACATTACGAACTACTACGATGTGCTTCCGGTGCAGAACATAGAAACGGCGTTGTGGCTGGAGAGCGACCGCATGCTTTCCCTGGCTTTCACGCCGAAAAGCCTGGAAGTTCAGCGAAACGTAGTGATCGAAGAGTTCAAACAGCGCTATTTGAATCAGCCGTATGGCGATGTGTGGTTGGAATTGAGGCCTTTGGCATATAAAAAACATCCCTACAAATGGGCTACGATCGGGAAGAATATCCAGCACATCGAAGAAGCAACAATGGATGATGTGAAAGCCTTTTTCAAAGCACATTATCATCCGGCGAATGCCATTTTGTGTATCGCAGGAAATATTTCACTGGAAGAAACGAAGCGTTTGGTAGAGAAATGGTACGGAGATATTCCCGCCTCTTTAAAACCACAACGCATGTTGCCGAAAGAACCTGCTCAGGAGGAATACCGCGAATTGACAATCGAACGCAAAGTTCCCAATGATGCGTTTTACTACAGCTTCAAAATGCCGGAAAGAAAAAGCTTCGAATACTATGTGGCTGATATTATTTCCGATGCTTTGGGCCGTGAAAAATCATCCCGTTTGTATTCCAAACTGAAGAAAGAACTGAAGTTGGTGACTTCCATCAATGCATACATTACCGGGTCCTTGGACGAAGGTTTGCTGATTATTGACGGGAAATTGAGCAATGGTGTCACATTTGAAGAGCTTGATCAGGCACTTTGGCCTTTATTGGAAGACATCAAAAAAGAATTGATGTCGGAAGCAGAAACTTCCAAGCTGCTCAACAAGATCCGCACCGTGAAGGAATTCCAGGAGCAGGGATTACTGAACCGCGCCATGAATTTGTGTCTGTACGAATTATTGGGAGATGCCAACGGGGTGAATGAAGAAAATAACCTGTACCAGAGTATTACGGCAGAGCAGATAAAAACGGTGGCAAACCGCTTGTTTACAAAAGAAAATACGTCGCTTTTGCGCGTTAAATCCATCAAAGAATGA
- a CDS encoding pitrilysin family protein — MRTKQPETKQVDHISFVKPHIFDVTPDVKLLWMKEVPNETVRLDLFFDAGITRGNKSIPAIVHSLLLSGTNEFSSVEIHERIDALGGFLDTDISFETAVVSIYCLREHIREISNIVADAIQNLSFRETEVEDVLRSMRQQFAVNQQKVKYVAQQQFRKHLFASNPDYSTISEESDYDEGNVSAYKKYWKDHYLEGLTRITLVGNLEQDEVDALIDLFGKWAIDGKVQHAGGFKFQAEQIDFPKEEAVQCAVRMGRFLFPKSHPDYIDFQVLNTILGDYFGSRLMSNIREDKGYTYGIGSGVMDMNQTGYFVIVTEVGKEVLSPTLQEIKFELERLQNELVPEDELDLVKNYMLGQLLKSADGPYAMLDMYNGVDMYDLTLEFYDEAIRKIKNITPERIQELAKEYLKYEDFLIVTAG; from the coding sequence ATGAGAACCAAACAGCCTGAAACGAAACAGGTAGACCATATTTCGTTTGTAAAGCCCCATATTTTCGATGTAACACCGGATGTGAAGCTCTTATGGATGAAAGAAGTTCCGAATGAGACTGTGCGCCTGGACCTGTTCTTTGATGCGGGAATTACGCGTGGAAACAAAAGTATTCCAGCCATTGTACACAGCTTGTTGTTATCGGGAACCAACGAATTTTCTTCCGTAGAAATCCACGAACGCATTGACGCGCTGGGAGGTTTCCTGGATACCGATATTTCATTCGAAACGGCGGTGGTAAGTATTTACTGCCTGCGCGAACACATCCGAGAGATCTCGAATATCGTGGCAGATGCCATTCAGAACCTGTCTTTCCGGGAAACAGAAGTGGAAGATGTACTGCGTTCCATGAGACAGCAATTTGCCGTGAACCAGCAGAAAGTGAAATACGTGGCGCAACAGCAATTCAGAAAACACCTGTTTGCTTCCAATCCGGATTATTCAACCATTTCCGAAGAATCGGATTACGACGAAGGAAATGTGTCGGCCTATAAAAAATACTGGAAAGACCATTACCTGGAAGGATTGACCCGCATTACACTGGTGGGTAACCTGGAACAAGACGAGGTGGATGCATTGATCGATTTGTTCGGTAAATGGGCGATCGATGGAAAAGTGCAACACGCGGGAGGATTTAAGTTCCAGGCGGAGCAGATCGATTTTCCGAAAGAAGAGGCCGTTCAGTGCGCGGTCAGAATGGGGCGTTTCCTGTTCCCGAAATCTCACCCGGATTACATCGATTTCCAGGTGCTGAACACCATTTTGGGAGATTATTTCGGTTCCCGTTTGATGTCTAATATCCGCGAAGACAAAGGATATACCTATGGAATCGGTTCGGGGGTGATGGACATGAACCAAACCGGTTATTTTGTGATCGTCACCGAAGTAGGTAAAGAAGTGCTCAGCCCGACTTTGCAGGAGATTAAATTCGAATTGGAACGCCTGCAAAATGAGCTTGTTCCGGAAGACGAACTGGATTTGGTGAAAAACTACATGCTGGGCCAATTGCTGAAAAGTGCAGACGGTCCATACGCCATGCTGGATATGTACAACGGTGTCGATATGTATGATTTAACCCTCGAATTCTACGACGAAGCCATCCGGAAAATAAAGAACATTACCCCTGAGCGCATTCAGGAACTGGCAAAAGAGTACCTGAAGTACGAAGATTTTTTAATCGTAACAGCAGGTTAA
- a CDS encoding gliding motility-associated C-terminal domain-containing protein — MIRVTLLLILSVFALKAHATHVMGGEITWKCTGNGYVFQLVFYRDCNGVDVNPVSENLSVWNHSSVTSIPVLFVSRTDISPNCTQVPGSPNPLACGSGANGGNGVGAVEKIIYRSNPVILSGVPPAQGWIITYSNFSRNGNITNLVNPTNYGVTIRATMYAIPGAAAGVCSDNSPQFLQDPYLVLCAGENYEYNMHPVDEDLDSVVTVLAAPMDRIQGTSYNPPSDPDYIPYEAGFSATSPTPDATFNAGNVPLTLDPQNGHLSFRSFTIGGFVVKVIAQSYRKGVLIAEVEREMQLIVTNCPAANNAPVINGPFGGLFETTVNAGTLVNFTLTATDVEFLQDGTPQSNYLIATGTQFGTNYTSTSGCDVAPCATLNQTPVITGVQGVSTNFSWQTDCAHLIDAQGNTDDEKTYTFVFRVQDNFCQIPKTTFKTITIHVKNPGIIPPTKINCISTLPNGTMNISWDPVSNPNNTFVDYELYSVQNGLIGNFPIGTTTTNVPDPGTDNEFYILVKSGCNVTTSSDTVKNVHLDLLNPANGTAVLDWNLPAPNPLPGMDNFCTIYREYPTGTWTSIAVLPYNTVHFVDTIDICSAFLNYQVAYSTPTCQWSSNIIGDLLQDDITPQIPIISSVSVDTLTGNVVITWNENYAKDTYGYIVYHKDANGFIVEIDTVWGRPNTTYTHPISVNGPETYSIAAFDSCFTPAIPPTYQTSAKAEPHTSSYLTYTTNSCTSQAELTWTAYGGWGTGLTGYTVFVKEGTGSWVPVATTTDPSYGLDCTPLVNYSVTIRANNSNGTEAFSNIQSFVIHAPSPPAINYLRVATVDQNTVVLRHEISVGSNVQAVRFEKFDMATGQFALLGEVQATASTLTITDADVDVDNFSYTYRAIVVDSCGNLGATSNRARTILLKVTTDQTRLSTYLNWSPYGDYDGGVLQYLIYRGIDGNYPATPTAVVPPDQRYFEDLVDELGYEHSGKVCYFVVAEEATDQYGIHELSFSNDVCAVIEPLVYVPNAFTPGGLNPIFIPVVSFQDVSKYEFSIVDRWGQLVFQTNDPAQGWDGHHQQSGKLVAPNVYVYVLKVVDGNNQEYFFRGNVTVIH, encoded by the coding sequence ATGATTCGGGTAACTCTCCTTCTGATCTTGAGTGTTTTCGCCTTGAAAGCACATGCCACTCACGTGATGGGTGGTGAGATTACCTGGAAATGTACCGGAAACGGATATGTTTTTCAATTGGTTTTTTACCGCGATTGTAATGGTGTAGACGTAAACCCGGTTTCTGAGAACTTAAGCGTATGGAACCATTCTTCCGTAACAAGTATCCCTGTTTTATTCGTCAGCCGCACAGATATTTCCCCTAACTGTACACAAGTTCCCGGATCTCCGAATCCGCTTGCATGCGGCTCGGGAGCCAACGGTGGAAACGGGGTAGGAGCAGTGGAAAAGATCATTTACCGGTCCAATCCTGTTATTTTATCCGGTGTTCCGCCGGCACAGGGATGGATCATCACCTACAGCAACTTTTCCCGCAACGGAAATATCACGAACCTGGTAAATCCCACCAACTACGGAGTAACGATCCGCGCAACGATGTACGCTATTCCTGGCGCTGCAGCTGGAGTATGTTCGGATAATTCCCCGCAGTTCCTGCAGGATCCGTACCTGGTACTTTGTGCGGGAGAAAATTACGAATACAACATGCACCCGGTGGATGAAGATTTGGATTCCGTGGTGACCGTACTTGCCGCCCCGATGGACCGCATCCAGGGAACAAGCTACAATCCGCCCTCTGATCCGGATTATATTCCCTATGAAGCGGGATTCAGTGCTACGAGCCCAACTCCGGATGCGACATTTAACGCCGGAAATGTTCCTCTGACATTAGATCCTCAAAACGGGCATTTGAGTTTCCGGTCCTTTACCATTGGAGGTTTTGTAGTCAAAGTCATTGCACAATCTTACCGGAAAGGAGTGTTGATCGCAGAGGTCGAACGCGAAATGCAGCTGATCGTAACGAATTGTCCGGCGGCTAACAATGCACCGGTTATTAACGGGCCTTTCGGAGGTCTTTTCGAAACAACGGTCAATGCGGGAACGCTGGTCAATTTTACTCTCACAGCAACGGATGTAGAGTTTTTACAGGACGGAACTCCTCAAAGCAATTACCTGATTGCAACCGGCACGCAGTTCGGAACCAATTATACCAGTACAAGCGGTTGCGATGTGGCACCTTGTGCAACGCTGAATCAAACACCTGTTATTACGGGTGTTCAGGGAGTTTCTACCAATTTTTCCTGGCAAACGGATTGTGCTCATCTGATAGATGCACAGGGAAATACGGACGATGAGAAAACATATACGTTTGTATTCCGCGTGCAGGATAATTTCTGTCAGATCCCGAAAACGACTTTCAAAACGATTACCATTCACGTAAAGAACCCGGGAATCATTCCACCCACGAAAATCAATTGTATTTCAACCTTGCCGAACGGTACGATGAACATCAGCTGGGATCCGGTTTCGAACCCGAATAACACGTTTGTGGATTACGAATTGTATTCCGTTCAAAACGGGCTGATCGGAAACTTCCCGATCGGAACAACAACAACTAACGTTCCTGATCCCGGAACAGACAACGAATTTTACATCCTGGTGAAATCCGGTTGTAATGTAACAACTTCCAGCGATACGGTGAAGAATGTACATCTGGACCTGCTCAATCCTGCAAATGGAACGGCTGTTCTGGACTGGAACCTTCCGGCTCCGAACCCGCTTCCGGGGATGGATAACTTCTGTACGATCTACCGGGAATACCCGACAGGTACCTGGACTTCGATTGCTGTACTCCCATACAATACCGTTCATTTTGTGGATACCATTGACATCTGTTCGGCATTCCTGAATTACCAGGTTGCCTATTCCACACCGACTTGCCAGTGGTCTTCCAACATCATCGGGGATCTTCTGCAGGATGACATTACACCTCAAATCCCGATCATTTCAAGTGTTTCGGTAGATACACTAACCGGGAATGTGGTCATTACCTGGAACGAAAATTACGCGAAAGATACTTACGGGTATATTGTCTATCACAAAGACGCGAACGGATTTATCGTGGAAATTGACACCGTTTGGGGAAGGCCGAATACAACTTACACACACCCGATTTCGGTAAATGGTCCGGAAACGTATTCCATTGCGGCATTCGATTCCTGTTTTACGCCTGCTATTCCGCCGACCTACCAAACCTCAGCGAAAGCAGAACCGCACACGAGCAGTTACCTGACTTACACGACCAATAGTTGTACTTCCCAGGCTGAATTGACCTGGACAGCTTACGGCGGGTGGGGAACAGGTCTCACCGGTTACACTGTTTTTGTCAAAGAAGGCACGGGATCGTGGGTTCCGGTGGCCACCACAACGGATCCGTCTTATGGGCTGGATTGTACGCCTTTGGTGAACTATTCGGTCACTATCAGGGCCAATAATTCCAATGGAACCGAGGCGTTTTCAAACATACAGTCTTTTGTGATCCATGCTCCTTCGCCGCCGGCAATCAATTATTTGCGAGTGGCAACAGTCGATCAGAATACCGTGGTATTGCGGCACGAAATTTCTGTCGGGTCGAATGTACAGGCAGTTCGGTTTGAAAAGTTTGACATGGCAACCGGTCAGTTTGCTCTTTTAGGTGAAGTGCAGGCTACCGCGTCTACGCTTACAATCACGGATGCGGATGTAGATGTCGATAATTTCAGTTACACGTATCGTGCGATTGTGGTTGACAGTTGCGGGAATCTCGGAGCTACTTCCAATCGGGCACGAACCATTTTACTGAAAGTCACTACCGATCAAACCCGTTTGTCGACATACCTGAATTGGTCTCCGTATGGGGATTACGACGGTGGTGTGTTGCAATACCTGATTTACCGGGGAATTGACGGAAATTACCCGGCAACTCCAACGGCCGTTGTGCCACCGGACCAGCGTTATTTTGAAGATTTAGTCGACGAATTGGGCTACGAGCACAGTGGCAAAGTCTGCTATTTCGTGGTCGCTGAAGAAGCAACGGATCAATATGGTATCCATGAACTGAGCTTCTCCAATGATGTTTGTGCGGTCATCGAACCTTTGGTATATGTTCCGAATGCTTTCACGCCGGGCGGACTGAACCCGATCTTCATCCCGGTTGTTTCATTCCAGGATGTTTCCAAATACGAATTTTCGATCGTGGATCGCTGGGGACAACTGGTTTTCCAAACGAATGACCCGGCACAGGGTTGGGATGGCCATCATCAGCAAAGCGGCAAATTGGTCGCACCGAATGTCTACGTTTACGTCCTCAAAGTGGTCGACGGCAACAACCAGGAGTATTTCTTCCGCGGAAATGTGACGGTGATTCATTGA